Proteins encoded in a region of the Streptomyces violaceoruber genome:
- a CDS encoding GGDEF domain-containing protein: protein MGDDRRLAAVVALAQGMAAAHSAREAWRAAAVGGCLALGGSFAALSVWERELGRLRVLVNVGRRAEDEEEFPEDESYPVHQFAEITEFLHERWAGGGEPDAWVETARGPAAGRPGYVHQRVAALRRRGRGCCVVAPIVLHGRAWGELYVARPVGERVFERGDADFATVLASVVAAGIAQTERLEEVRRLAYTDALTGLANRRAVDAALDEAVERHREEDVVVSLVVCDLNGLKRVNDTHGHAVGDRLLERFGSVLSLCGAMLPGALAARLGGDEFCLLAVGPPADAVVKAAEELCRRAAELELGDGVACGVASTEDPVGPVRSARRLFRLADAAQYRAKAERAAGPVVAGREGPDDPVVRLADEPSRAEDGERRRFRGRHSP from the coding sequence ATGGGTGACGACAGGCGGCTCGCGGCCGTGGTGGCGCTTGCGCAGGGGATGGCCGCCGCGCACAGTGCGCGGGAGGCGTGGCGGGCGGCGGCCGTCGGCGGGTGCCTGGCGCTGGGCGGCAGCTTCGCCGCGCTGTCGGTGTGGGAGCGGGAGCTGGGGCGGCTGCGGGTCCTCGTGAACGTCGGCCGGCGGGCCGAGGACGAGGAGGAGTTCCCGGAGGACGAGTCCTATCCGGTGCACCAGTTCGCGGAGATCACCGAGTTCCTGCACGAGCGCTGGGCCGGCGGCGGGGAGCCCGACGCCTGGGTCGAGACGGCCCGGGGGCCAGCCGCCGGGCGCCCCGGCTACGTCCACCAGCGGGTCGCCGCCCTGCGCCGCCGGGGCCGCGGCTGCTGCGTGGTCGCGCCGATCGTGCTGCACGGGCGGGCGTGGGGCGAGCTGTACGTGGCCCGGCCGGTGGGGGAGCGGGTCTTCGAACGGGGCGACGCCGACTTCGCCACCGTACTGGCCTCCGTCGTCGCCGCCGGGATCGCGCAGACCGAGCGGCTGGAGGAGGTCAGGCGGCTCGCGTACACCGACGCGCTCACCGGGCTGGCCAACCGCCGGGCCGTCGACGCCGCGCTGGACGAGGCCGTGGAGCGGCACCGCGAGGAGGACGTCGTCGTCAGCCTCGTCGTCTGCGACCTGAACGGCCTCAAGCGGGTGAACGACACGCACGGCCACGCCGTCGGGGACCGGCTCCTGGAGCGGTTCGGGTCGGTGCTGTCGCTGTGCGGGGCGATGCTGCCGGGGGCGCTGGCCGCGCGGCTCGGCGGGGACGAGTTCTGTCTGCTCGCGGTCGGGCCGCCCGCGGACGCCGTGGTCAAGGCGGCCGAGGAGCTGTGCCGCCGGGCGGCCGAGCTGGAGCTGGGGGACGGCGTGGCCTGCGGGGTCGCGTCCACCGAGGACCCGGTCGGGCCGGTGCGTTCCGCCCGCCGGCTGTTCCGGCTCGCGGACGCCGCCCAGTACCGCGCCAAGGCCGAGCGGGCGGCCGGGCCGGTCGTCGCGGGGCGCGAGGGGCCCGACGACCCGGTCGTGCGGCTCGCGGACGAGCCCTCCCGGGCGGAGGACGGAGAGCGCAGGCGGTTCCGCGGACGGCACTCGCCGTGA
- a CDS encoding enoyl-CoA hydratase/isomerase family protein, translated as MSEERFGEFVLVRRHGEGHVAELALDRPKAMNAVSTAMARSVGAACAALGEDRSVRVVVLTSTHERAFCVGADLKERNSFTDADLLRQRPVTRGAYTAVLELPVPTVAAVHGFALGGGFELALSCDVIVADPTAVVGLPEVSVGVIPGGGGTQLLPRRVGAARAAELVFTARRVAAEEARELGLVDQLVPEGRDREEALELAARMAANSPVGLRAAKRALRLGHGLDLRAGLEVEDAAWRSVAFSGDRAEGVAAFNEKRAPRWPGE; from the coding sequence ATGAGCGAGGAGCGGTTCGGAGAGTTCGTCCTGGTGCGGCGGCACGGGGAGGGGCATGTCGCGGAGCTCGCGCTCGACCGGCCGAAGGCCATGAACGCCGTGTCGACCGCGATGGCCCGTTCCGTGGGCGCGGCCTGCGCGGCGCTGGGCGAGGACCGGAGCGTGCGGGTGGTGGTGCTGACCTCGACGCACGAGCGGGCGTTCTGCGTGGGTGCGGACCTGAAGGAGCGCAACTCCTTCACCGACGCCGATCTGCTGCGGCAGCGGCCGGTGACGCGCGGGGCGTACACCGCGGTGCTGGAGCTGCCGGTGCCGACGGTCGCGGCCGTGCACGGGTTCGCGCTGGGCGGCGGGTTCGAGCTGGCGCTGTCGTGCGACGTGATCGTGGCCGACCCCACGGCCGTGGTGGGGCTGCCGGAGGTGTCGGTGGGGGTGATCCCGGGCGGCGGCGGTACGCAGCTGCTGCCGCGCCGGGTGGGTGCGGCGCGAGCGGCCGAGCTGGTGTTCACGGCACGGCGGGTGGCGGCCGAGGAGGCACGCGAGCTGGGGCTCGTGGACCAGCTGGTGCCGGAGGGTCGGGACCGGGAGGAGGCGCTGGAGCTGGCCGCCCGGATGGCCGCGAACTCGCCCGTGGGCCTGCGTGCGGCCAAGCGCGCGCTGCGCCTGGGGCACGGGCTGGACCTGCGCGCGGGACTCGAGGTCGAGGACGCGGCGTGGCGTTCGGTGGCGTTCTCGGGGGACCGCGCCGAGGGAGTGGCGGCGTTCAACGAGAAGCGGGCGCCGCGGTGGCCGGGTGAGTGA
- a CDS encoding adenylate/guanylate cyclase domain-containing protein, which translates to MTVDDTGSGADGDGRVDPEPAPDSADPGEDPLALRLEGLILGAERRYTPFQAARSAGVSMELASRFWRAMGFADIGQAKALTEADVLALRRLAGLVEAGLLSEAMAVQVARSTGQTTARLAEWQIDSFLEGLTEPPEPGMTRTEVTYPIVELLLPELQEFLVYVWRRQLAASAGRVIQAGDDEEMVDRRLAVGFADLVGFTRLTRRMEEEELGELVEAFETTSADLVAARGGRLVKTLGDEVLYAADDAGTAAEIALLLVETMAHDETMPELRVGIAFGTVTTRMGDVFGTTVNLASRLTSIAPKDAVLVDTAFAEELIRTRDAPASEAAAAEEAAAAEKAGEEPPVYRFALQPMWQRPVRGLGVVEPWLLTRRDGGGES; encoded by the coding sequence GTGACCGTCGACGACACCGGCTCCGGCGCGGACGGGGACGGCCGGGTGGACCCCGAGCCCGCCCCGGACTCCGCCGATCCCGGCGAGGACCCGCTCGCGCTGCGCCTCGAGGGGCTCATCCTGGGTGCCGAGCGCCGCTACACCCCCTTCCAGGCCGCCCGCAGCGCGGGCGTCTCCATGGAGCTGGCCTCCCGCTTCTGGCGGGCCATGGGCTTCGCCGACATCGGCCAGGCCAAGGCGCTCACCGAGGCCGACGTCCTCGCCCTGCGGCGGCTGGCCGGTCTGGTGGAGGCGGGACTGCTCAGCGAGGCGATGGCCGTCCAGGTCGCCCGGTCCACGGGACAGACCACCGCCCGGTTGGCCGAGTGGCAGATCGACTCCTTCCTGGAGGGCCTGACCGAGCCCCCGGAGCCGGGGATGACGCGCACCGAGGTGACGTACCCCATCGTCGAACTGCTCCTGCCCGAGCTGCAGGAGTTCCTCGTCTACGTCTGGAGGCGCCAGCTCGCCGCCTCGGCCGGCCGCGTCATCCAGGCCGGGGACGACGAGGAGATGGTGGACCGGCGGCTCGCCGTCGGCTTCGCGGACCTGGTCGGCTTCACTCGGCTGACCCGGCGGATGGAGGAGGAGGAGCTCGGCGAGCTGGTCGAGGCCTTCGAGACCACCTCCGCCGACCTGGTGGCCGCGCGCGGCGGACGGCTGGTCAAGACCCTCGGCGACGAGGTGCTCTACGCCGCCGACGACGCCGGTACGGCCGCCGAGATCGCGCTGCTCCTCGTCGAGACGATGGCCCACGACGAGACCATGCCGGAACTGCGCGTCGGCATCGCCTTCGGCACGGTCACCACCCGGATGGGCGACGTCTTCGGCACCACCGTCAACCTGGCCTCCCGGCTCACCTCGATAGCCCCCAAGGACGCGGTCCTCGTCGACACCGCCTTCGCGGAGGAACTGATCCGTACCCGGGACGCCCCCGCCTCGGAGGCGGCGGCAGCGGAGGAGGCCGCCGCGGCGGAGAAGGCGGGCGAGGAGCCGCCGGTGTACCGCTTCGCGCTCCAGCCGATGTGGCAGCGGCCGGTGCGCGGCCTCGGCGTGGTCGAGCCGTGGCTGCTCACGCGCCGGGACGGCGGCGGGGAGTCGTAG
- a CDS encoding biotin--[acetyl-CoA-carboxylase] ligase, which yields MTPRDSSDSPDYPRNRWSDLDRPPLSGTALRRGLVRDGGLWRQVDVVQRTGSTNSDLVARAAEGGLAEGVVLVAEEQSAARGRLDRQWTAPARSGLFFSVLLRPAEVPVPRWGWLPLLTGVAVATGLSRVAGVDTALKWPNDLLVTVGDEERKAGGILVERAGDDGVVIGVGINVSLRADELPVPRAGSLALAGAVNTDRDPLLRGVLRSLEDWYGRWRGAGGDPAASGLQETYAAGCATLGRMVRAELPGDRSLVGEAVAVDGDGRLVLATGAGVQEPVGAGDIVHLRLA from the coding sequence ATGACGCCCCGAGATTCCTCCGACTCCCCGGACTACCCGCGCAACAGGTGGTCCGACCTGGACCGGCCTCCCCTCAGCGGCACGGCCCTGCGCCGGGGACTGGTGCGGGACGGCGGGCTGTGGCGGCAGGTCGACGTCGTGCAGCGCACCGGCTCCACCAACTCCGACCTCGTGGCCCGGGCCGCCGAGGGCGGCCTGGCGGAGGGGGTCGTCCTCGTCGCCGAGGAGCAGAGCGCCGCGCGGGGGCGGCTCGACCGGCAGTGGACGGCACCCGCCCGCTCCGGGCTGTTCTTCTCCGTGCTGCTGCGGCCCGCCGAGGTCCCCGTGCCCCGCTGGGGCTGGCTGCCGCTGCTCACCGGCGTCGCCGTGGCGACCGGGCTGTCCCGGGTGGCCGGGGTCGACACCGCCCTGAAGTGGCCCAACGACCTGCTGGTGACCGTCGGCGACGAGGAGCGCAAGGCCGGCGGCATCCTCGTCGAGCGGGCCGGGGACGACGGCGTCGTCATCGGCGTCGGCATCAACGTCTCGCTCCGCGCCGACGAGCTGCCGGTCCCGCGGGCCGGATCGCTGGCGCTGGCCGGGGCCGTGAACACCGACCGGGACCCGCTGCTGCGCGGCGTGCTGCGGTCGCTGGAGGACTGGTACGGGCGCTGGCGCGGGGCGGGCGGCGACCCGGCGGCCAGCGGGCTGCAGGAGACGTACGCGGCGGGCTGCGCGACCCTCGGGCGCATGGTGCGCGCGGAGCTGCCGGGGGACCGGTCGCTCGTCGGGGAGGCCGTGGCCGTGGACGGCGACGGGCGGCTGGTCCTCGCGACGGGAGCGGGGGTGCAGGAGCCGGTGGGCGCCGGGGACATCGTGCACCTGCGGTTGGCGTGA
- a CDS encoding acyl-CoA carboxylase subunit beta, with translation MSEPEEQQPDIHTTAGKLADLRRRIEEATHAGSARAVEKQHAKGKLTARERIDLLLDEGSFVELDEFARHRSTNFGLDANRPYGDGVVTGYGTVDGRPVAVFSQDFTVFGGALGEVYGQKIVKVMDFALKTGCPVVGINDSGGARIQEGVASLGAYGEIFRRNTHASGVIPQISLVVGPCAGGAVYSPAITDFTVMVDQTSHMFITGPDVIKTVTGEDVGFEELGGARTHNTASGVAHHMAGDEKDAVEYVKQLLSYLPSNNLSEPPAFPEEADLAVTDEDAELDAIVPDSANQPYDMHSVIEHVLDDGEFFETQPLFAPNILTGFGRVEGRPVGIVANQPMQFAGCLDITASEKAARFVRTCDAFNVPVLTFVDVPGFLPGVDQEHDGIIRRGAKLIFAYAEATVPLITVITRKAFGGAYDVMGSKHLGADLNLAWPTAQIAVMGAQGAVNILHRRTIADAGDDAEATRARLIQEYEDALLNPYTAAERGYVDAVIMPSDTRRHIVRGLRQLRTKRESLPPKKHGNIPL, from the coding sequence ATGTCCGAGCCGGAAGAGCAGCAGCCCGACATCCACACGACCGCGGGCAAGCTCGCGGATCTCAGGCGCCGTATCGAGGAAGCGACGCACGCCGGTTCCGCACGCGCCGTCGAGAAACAGCACGCCAAGGGCAAGCTGACGGCTCGTGAGCGCATCGACCTCCTCCTCGACGAGGGCTCCTTCGTCGAGCTGGACGAGTTCGCCCGGCACCGCTCCACCAACTTCGGCCTCGACGCCAACCGCCCTTACGGCGACGGCGTCGTCACCGGTTACGGCACCGTCGACGGCCGCCCCGTGGCCGTCTTCTCCCAGGACTTCACCGTCTTCGGCGGCGCGCTGGGCGAGGTCTACGGCCAGAAGATCGTCAAGGTGATGGACTTCGCGCTGAAGACCGGCTGCCCGGTCGTCGGCATCAACGACTCCGGCGGCGCCCGCATCCAGGAGGGCGTGGCCTCCCTCGGCGCCTACGGCGAGATCTTCCGCCGCAACACCCACGCCTCCGGCGTGATCCCGCAGATCAGCCTGGTCGTCGGCCCGTGCGCGGGCGGCGCGGTCTACTCCCCCGCGATCACCGACTTCACGGTGATGGTCGACCAGACCAGCCACATGTTCATCACCGGCCCCGACGTCATCAAGACGGTCACCGGTGAGGACGTCGGCTTCGAGGAGCTGGGCGGCGCCCGCACCCACAACACCGCCTCGGGCGTGGCCCACCACATGGCGGGTGACGAGAAGGACGCCGTCGAGTACGTCAAGCAGCTCCTGTCGTACCTGCCGTCCAACAACCTGTCCGAGCCCCCCGCCTTCCCGGAGGAGGCGGACCTCGCGGTCACGGACGAGGACGCCGAGCTGGACGCGATCGTCCCGGACTCGGCGAACCAGCCCTACGACATGCACAGCGTCATCGAGCACGTCCTGGACGACGGCGAGTTCTTCGAGACCCAGCCCCTGTTCGCACCGAACATCCTCACCGGCTTCGGCCGCGTGGAGGGCCGCCCGGTCGGCATCGTCGCCAACCAGCCCATGCAGTTCGCCGGGTGCCTGGACATCACCGCCTCCGAGAAGGCGGCCCGCTTCGTGCGCACCTGCGACGCCTTCAACGTCCCCGTGCTCACCTTCGTGGACGTCCCCGGCTTCCTGCCCGGCGTCGACCAGGAGCACGACGGCATCATCCGCCGCGGCGCCAAGCTGATCTTCGCCTACGCCGAGGCCACGGTGCCGCTGATCACGGTCATCACCCGCAAGGCCTTCGGCGGCGCCTACGACGTCATGGGCTCCAAGCACCTGGGCGCCGACCTCAACCTGGCCTGGCCCACCGCCCAGATCGCCGTCATGGGCGCCCAGGGCGCGGTCAACATCCTGCACCGCCGCACCATCGCCGACGCCGGTGACGACGCCGAGGCCACCCGGGCCCGCCTGATCCAGGAGTACGAGGACGCCCTCCTCAACCCCTACACGGCGGCCGAACGCGGCTACGTCGACGCCGTGATCATGCCCTCCGACACTCGCCGCCACATCGTCCGCGGCCTGCGCCAGCTGCGCACCAAGCGCGAGTCCCTGCCCCCGAAGAAGCACGGCAACATCCCCCTGTAA
- a CDS encoding acyl-CoA carboxylase subunit epsilon, translating into MTIKVVRGNPTPEELAAALTVVRARAVTAAAEPSTTDRPHDAWSDPSRIATHHMPHPGPTAWGRTYWPT; encoded by the coding sequence GTGACCATCAAGGTCGTCCGGGGCAACCCCACCCCGGAAGAACTGGCCGCCGCCCTGACGGTGGTCAGAGCCCGCGCGGTGACGGCGGCCGCCGAGCCGTCCACCACCGACCGCCCGCACGACGCCTGGTCGGACCCGTCCCGCATCGCGACCCACCACATGCCCCACCCGGGCCCGACGGCATGGGGCCGCACCTACTGGCCGACCTGA
- the mmpB gene encoding morphogenic membrane protein MmpB — protein MLWSDPENEPPKELRDTQDMLRRLSVFLALAMVLAMVVLGLG, from the coding sequence ATGCTGTGGTCCGACCCCGAGAACGAGCCGCCCAAGGAACTGCGCGACACGCAGGACATGCTGCGGCGGCTGAGCGTCTTCCTGGCGCTGGCCATGGTCCTCGCGATGGTCGTCCTCGGCCTGGGCTGA
- a CDS encoding nucleoside triphosphate pyrophosphatase produces the protein MTPQPRRRLVLASQSPARLGLLRQAGLAPEVLVSGVDEEAVTAPTPAELALALAEAKASVVAAKPEVHGALVIGCDSVLDLDGQALGKPADAEEATARWKAMRGRAGTLQTGHCVWDTASGRHVSATASTVVRFGEPTDDEIAAYVASGEPLHVAGAFTLDGRSAPFIDGIDGDHGNVIGLSLPLLRRLLADLGTGITELWAPAED, from the coding sequence ATGACTCCTCAGCCCCGCCGTCGACTCGTCCTCGCCTCCCAGTCCCCGGCCCGGCTCGGCCTGCTGCGCCAGGCGGGGCTCGCCCCGGAGGTCCTCGTGAGCGGTGTCGACGAGGAGGCCGTCACCGCCCCCACCCCCGCCGAGCTGGCCCTCGCCCTGGCCGAGGCCAAGGCGTCCGTGGTGGCCGCGAAGCCGGAGGTGCACGGGGCTTTGGTGATCGGCTGCGACTCGGTGCTCGACCTGGACGGCCAGGCGCTCGGCAAGCCGGCGGACGCGGAGGAGGCCACCGCCCGCTGGAAGGCGATGCGCGGCCGGGCGGGCACGCTGCAGACCGGCCACTGCGTCTGGGACACCGCCTCCGGCCGCCACGTCTCGGCGACCGCGTCCACGGTCGTCCGCTTCGGCGAGCCGACCGACGACGAGATCGCCGCCTACGTGGCCTCCGGGGAGCCCCTCCACGTCGCCGGGGCGTTCACGCTGGACGGCCGCTCGGCCCCGTTCATCGACGGCATCGACGGCGACCACGGGAACGTCATCGGCCTCAGCCTGCCCCTGCTGCGCCGCCTGCTCGCCGACCTCGGGACGGGTATCACGGAGTTGTGGGCGCCGGCGGAGGACTGA
- a CDS encoding acetyl/propionyl/methylcrotonyl-CoA carboxylase subunit alpha — protein sequence MRKVLIANRGEIAVRVARACRDAGIASVAVYADPDRDALHVRAADEAFALGGDTPATSYLDIAKVLKAARESGADAIHPGYGFLSENAEFAQAVLDAGLIWIGPPPHAIRDLGDKVAARHIAQRAGAPLVAGTPDPVSGADEVVAFAKEHGLPIAIKAAFGGGGRGLKVARTLEEVPELYDSAVREAVAAFGRGECFVERYLDKPRHVETQCLADTHGNVVVVSTRDCSLQRRHQKLVEEAPAPFLSDAQTEQLYSSSKAILKEAGYVGAGTVEFLVGMDGTISFLEVNTRLQVEHPVTEEVAGIDLVREMFRIADGEELGYDDPALRGHSFEFRINGEDPGRGFLPAPGTVTLFDAPTGPGVRLDAGVESGSVIGPAWDSLLAKLIVTGRTRAEALQRAARALDEFTVEGMATAIPFHRTVVRDPAFAPELTGSTDPFTVHTRWIETEFVNEIKPFTTPADTETDEESGRETVVVEVGGKRLEVSLPSSLGMSLARTGLAAGARPKRRAAKKSGPAASGDTLASPMQGTIVKIAVEEGQEVQEGDLIVVLEAMKMEQPLNAHRSGTIKGLTAEVGASLTSGAAICEIKD from the coding sequence GTGCGCAAGGTGCTCATCGCCAATCGTGGCGAAATCGCTGTCCGCGTGGCCCGGGCCTGCCGGGACGCCGGGATCGCGAGCGTGGCCGTCTACGCGGATCCGGACCGGGACGCGTTGCACGTCCGTGCCGCTGATGAGGCGTTCGCCCTGGGTGGTGACACCCCCGCGACCAGCTATCTGGACATCGCCAAGGTCCTCAAAGCCGCGCGCGAGTCGGGCGCGGACGCCATCCACCCCGGCTACGGATTCCTCTCGGAGAACGCCGAGTTCGCGCAGGCGGTCCTGGACGCCGGCCTGATCTGGATCGGCCCGCCCCCGCACGCCATCCGCGACCTGGGCGACAAGGTCGCCGCCCGCCACATCGCCCAGCGGGCCGGCGCCCCCCTGGTCGCCGGCACCCCCGACCCCGTCTCCGGCGCGGACGAGGTCGTCGCCTTCGCCAAGGAGCACGGCCTGCCCATCGCCATCAAGGCCGCCTTCGGCGGCGGCGGGCGCGGCCTCAAGGTCGCCCGCACCCTCGAAGAGGTGCCGGAGCTGTACGACTCCGCCGTCCGCGAGGCCGTGGCCGCCTTCGGCCGCGGGGAGTGCTTCGTCGAGCGCTACCTCGACAAGCCCCGCCACGTGGAGACCCAGTGCCTGGCCGACACCCACGGCAACGTGGTCGTCGTCTCCACCCGCGACTGCTCCCTCCAGCGCCGCCACCAAAAGCTCGTCGAGGAGGCCCCCGCGCCCTTCCTCTCCGACGCCCAGACGGAGCAGCTGTACTCGTCCTCCAAGGCCATCCTGAAGGAAGCCGGCTACGTCGGCGCCGGCACCGTGGAGTTCCTCGTCGGCATGGACGGCACGATCTCCTTCCTGGAGGTCAACACCCGCCTCCAGGTCGAGCACCCGGTCACCGAGGAAGTCGCCGGCATCGACCTGGTCCGCGAGATGTTCCGCATCGCCGACGGCGAGGAACTCGGCTACGACGACCCCGCCCTGCGCGGCCACTCCTTCGAGTTCCGCATCAACGGCGAGGACCCCGGCCGCGGCTTCCTGCCCGCCCCCGGCACCGTCACCCTCTTCGACGCGCCCACCGGCCCCGGCGTCCGCCTGGACGCCGGCGTCGAGTCCGGCTCCGTCATCGGCCCCGCCTGGGACTCCCTCCTCGCCAAACTGATCGTCACCGGCCGCACCCGCGCCGAGGCACTCCAGCGCGCGGCCCGCGCCCTGGACGAGTTCACCGTCGAGGGCATGGCCACCGCCATCCCCTTCCACCGCACGGTCGTCCGCGACCCGGCCTTCGCCCCCGAACTCACCGGCTCCACGGACCCCTTCACCGTCCACACCCGGTGGATCGAGACGGAGTTCGTCAACGAGATCAAGCCCTTCACCACGCCCGCCGACACCGAGACGGACGAGGAGTCGGGCCGGGAGACGGTCGTCGTCGAGGTCGGCGGCAAACGCCTGGAAGTCTCCCTCCCCTCCAGCCTGGGCATGTCCCTGGCCCGCACCGGCCTGGCCGCCGGGGCCCGCCCCAAGCGCCGCGCGGCCAAGAAGTCCGGCCCCGCCGCCTCGGGCGACACCCTCGCCTCCCCGATGCAGGGCACGATCGTCAAGATCGCCGTCGAGGAAGGCCAGGAAGTCCAGGAAGGCGACCTCATCGTCGTACTCGAGGCGATGAAGATGGAACAGCCCCTCAACGCCCACAGGTCCGGCACCATCAAGGGCCTCACCGCCGAGGTCGGCGCCTCCCTCACCTCCGGCGCCGCCATCTGCGAGATCAAGGACTGA
- a CDS encoding DeoR/GlpR family DNA-binding transcription regulator — protein sequence MFAAERRQLILEMVRANGAVSLRELARVVQTSEVTVRRDVRALEAEGLLDRRHGGAVLPGGFTRESGFPQKSHLATAEKTAIADLAAGLVEEGEAIVVGAGTTTQELARRLARVPGLTVVTNSLLVAQALAHANRVEVVMTGGTLRGSNYALVGSGAEQSLQGLRVSKAFLSGSGLTAERGLSTSNMLSASVDRALVQAAAEVVVLADHSKLGTDTMFQTVPTDVITRLVTDESPGHDDRAATELQALADQGVQIAVAGASGGGTANGTGASGAPGGDSVGRQQRRDVPLPGPRRQVPGAAGAGLRSATALGEQGGGAERARVADMRRR from the coding sequence GTGTTCGCTGCAGAACGTCGCCAATTGATCCTCGAAATGGTGCGAGCGAACGGGGCCGTGTCGCTCCGTGAGCTCGCCCGCGTCGTCCAGACCTCCGAAGTGACCGTACGGCGGGACGTGCGCGCACTGGAGGCAGAAGGACTCCTCGACCGCCGGCACGGCGGTGCGGTACTGCCGGGCGGGTTCACGCGAGAGTCCGGCTTTCCGCAGAAATCCCATCTCGCGACCGCCGAGAAGACGGCCATCGCCGATCTCGCCGCGGGCCTCGTCGAAGAGGGCGAAGCCATCGTGGTGGGGGCGGGTACCACGACGCAGGAGCTGGCACGCCGGCTCGCGCGGGTGCCCGGTCTGACCGTCGTCACCAATTCCTTGCTGGTGGCCCAGGCCCTCGCCCATGCCAACCGGGTCGAGGTGGTGATGACCGGAGGCACGCTCAGGGGGTCCAACTACGCCCTGGTGGGGTCGGGGGCCGAGCAGTCCCTCCAGGGGCTGCGGGTTTCCAAGGCCTTCCTGTCCGGGAGCGGGCTGACCGCCGAGCGGGGGCTGTCCACCTCCAACATGCTGTCGGCGTCCGTCGACCGGGCGCTGGTCCAGGCCGCCGCCGAGGTCGTCGTCCTCGCCGACCACTCCAAGCTGGGTACGGACACCATGTTCCAGACCGTGCCCACCGATGTCATCACCCGTCTGGTCACCGACGAGTCGCCGGGCCACGACGACCGCGCCGCCACCGAGCTCCAGGCCCTGGCCGACCAGGGCGTGCAGATCGCCGTGGCCGGGGCGTCGGGGGGTGGTACGGCGAACGGTACCGGGGCTTCGGGGGCCCCGGGGGGTGATTCCGTGGGGCGTCAGCAGCGTCGGGACGTGCCGCTTCCGGGGCCGCGCCGTCAGGTTCCGGGTGCCGCGGGCGCGGGGTTGCGGTCTGCCACCGCCCTGGGTGAGCAGGGGGGCGGGGCGGAGCGGGCGCGCGTCGCCGACATGCGTCGCCGGTAG